In Mytilus trossulus isolate FHL-02 chromosome 10, PNRI_Mtr1.1.1.hap1, whole genome shotgun sequence, the DNA window TTATTCCCATAACGACGTTAACGTACATTCACGCAAACAACGGACGGAAATGGCAAACTCTACACTTCGAAAACGTTTTAAAGAAGCACAAAAGGTTAACTTTCCAGGAGTGGAAGAATCATCCAATACATTTATCAATGATTTCATCAAGGCACATTGTGACGCAATTGGATGTCCAagagaatttttattttttccgtTTCTTTCAACATTTGCAGGTatgtttgacaaatatttttttattgacttatTTACTTTATGTTATTTACATACTACACACCAATTATGCTGAAGATATCTAAATttgaaaagcaaataaaaaaaatttaatttaacaaaatagtctgtattttcaaataatatgaagcatttttttcatgaaaatacatgaatttaaacattgatacatttgttttattataaaataaatacttgTGACAGGGAAAGTGTTACAGCAGCAACAACCTGACTTAAATGTACAACTTAACCTAAGTCTaccaatataattttttttagcatCATGTAGATATAAAATCATATCTATGTTTTattagttaaagtttttaataatttgagacgatttaaaagttaaccataaaaaattaaagtataaataattattattcattaatgaataaaaactattaaaatctACGTATTTTTACAACTATTTGTAATGTTATTTGCTTGATATGAAATAGTTGATTAACATAtcttaaatttacaatttaaaacgGGAGataacattatatttattttattatatgaactaATCTACGTGCACTTACTACTATTTATCCTACGCTGGATTTTGATTTATATGGGCACAGTTTGTTCGGCCTAAACATTTGCAAATAAATTTACAAGGATTTTGTGGCAAAATATTGTTTGGGCAACCCttatacaacaataaaaaataacgggcACCATTTTTCAGGAATTTTAGGAATTgactaattttgtttattaatacttttttttatcatcgtTTACTTAGCCGTAGAAATGCTAATCTGTAAATTTTATAGTACAGATTTAAGGccacatttttaaataacaaattacctttaattttaattttattttttatttttacaatgttGGTTTGTTTTGGTTCCAGAGAAAAATACTGGTTTGCAGAGTACAAAAATTACGTACCCATAAAATGTGTTCGTTTTGTTTCAAATGGATTAACTGTAGTATACGGAAGAAATAGTTGTCATCAGCGGATTATTTTTAGTGAATCTGCATTACATTTAATGGCTAATACGGACACATTCACACATAGACGCATCCACATATAGACACATTTACATATAGACACATcgacatataaatacatctacATATACACATTGACATATAGACACATCGACATATaaacacatatacatatacacatcgACATATCGACATATCTACACATAGACACATTGACATATAAACACATCTACATATACATAATGACACATAGAATTACTAGTatcttaaaaatttatttatttgtttgtattgttttgctACGTTAGAAGTGTCGATAGGCAAACAAGCGCCGCACAGGCTGTGACTTACATCAATGTTACGCTGTAGTCTGTGTTAATAAGCAATGCATTGACCTTAATTACATGCAACTATAATGTACATTGGTAGTGTCAAATGGCAATTAAACGCCGTATGCTATGTAAATAAAGTAATATAGCGACGTAGACTGTGTTATCGAGCAATTTTGCGCCGTAGGCGGTGTATAAGAGCAATTTTAGGGAGGGTTTAGGTTAGGGTTTAACGTtatctttaaacatatttttttcaaatccttAGGCTGTGTTAAATGGCAAGTAACGCCataggctatgttaaaggttaattTAGCACCGTAGGTTGTGTCAAATGGCAATATAACGCCGTAGGCTATGTcaaacagtaaacaggctgTGTAAAAGATTAATATAGCGCAGTAGGAAGTGTATAAAAGCAAACTTAGTTAGGGTTTAATTTAGGATTatggttagggtttgggtttaTGTCAGGGTTTGGTGTTATATTGTAACATAGGTTATTTTAAAGCTGTAGGCTGTGTTAAATGGCATTATAACGCCGTAGGCTATGTTAAACAGTAATCTAGCGCCGTAGGCCGTGTCAAATGGCAATTTAACGCCGTCGTCTATGTAAAACAGTAATCTACAGCCGTAGGCAGTGTATAAGAGCAAACTCAGTTCGGGTTTAGTTTatggttagggttaaggttataGGTTCATGTTAGGGTTTGGTGTTATTTTGTACCATAGGTTATTTTAAGGCTGTAGGCTGTGTTAAATGGCAATATAACGCCGTAGGCTATGTCAGAGTGCAATTTAGCGCCGTAGGCAGTGTATAAGAGCAATTTTAGTTAAGGtttaggttagggttagggtaagggttaaGGTTTTGTTGATGTGTTGATAGCGCCTTAGGCTGTTTTACTGATAAATATAGCGCAGTAGGCAGTGTATAAGAGCAACCTTAGTTAGGGTTTAGTTTACGGTTATGGTTAGGGTTTAGGTTTATGTTTGAGTTTGGTTTTATATTGTACTCTaggttattttaaagctttttgcTCTGTCAAACGACAATATTACACCGTAGGCTATGTCAAAGAGTAATCTAGCGCCATAGACTGTGTGAAATGGCAATGTAATGTTGTATGCTACGTTTAAAAGGTTATATAGCGCCATAGGCTGTGTCAGAGTGCAATTTAGCGCCGTAGGCAGTGTATAAGAGCAATTTTAGTTAAGGtttaggttagggttagtgtaAGGGTAAAGGTTTTGTTGATGTATTGATATGTTGATATGTTGATGTGTTCAGGTGTTTTTGTGTTGACGTGTTGAGgtgtttatgtgtttgttattttagactaatttttagaaattaatataatacTACAACACATCaacgaaatcgcgggcatatacagTTTGTGAACTGTTTTgtgatgattttttgtaaaagataatatGTATGGAGAATTTATAAAAGGTCTTTTCTCCAAAGTCCGATATTtatttcctttctgttaaattcaattattttcgtgTGTCAGGCCTCCtcagaccacaattattcttcccctttgctacaatgctttttttggtaaaagtgaaatcaaattaaaaatttgcaccgtttcaaacatgaaataaatgtaactgctgATATATAGAACATTATTAGTCTAATAAAATATCCTTCTAGGACAATCCATCAgtgctttttcttttgagagctttattaacatgccaatggtaggatatGAATCATGCATAAATGACTAAGACCGACTAAGGCTAATTTGAGGGGTGGTCGGAGGGGTCccgatcccgaaatcccgggcttaaaaccatgaaatcccgagatgcagaatttaaagaaatttatatcCCAAAATCctgaaatctaaaaatatattcccggatcCCCTAAGGATTAATTACAAAACCAACCCGATCCCGACGCCCCGAAAAAGGTCCTGACTCCCTCTAATCTCcaccttactttcatttttgccataTCACTTTTTTAcctttcaacatttaaaaatgtttatgccccatttattggcattatgttttctagtctctGCATCCGtgcgtttgtttgtttggtcgtccgtccgtccgcccgtctgtcccgctttagGTTTAAGTTTTGGGTCGAAGTAGTTTTAGATGAAGTTGatcatgttttacttattttaatatatatgcaagtggtatgaccccttaaatagtaaacatttcaaagaaaacagtagacagaatcagggactttctatactaacatAGAAGAGGGGGGTAGGAGgtgtcctgatcccgaaatttCCTGGCTTAAAAACTCCAGATCACGAAATCCCTGGCTTAAAAACACGAGATCCCTAAGtccagaaattaaaaaaaaaagaattccctgattccgaaagggtcaatcccgaaatcccgagctttaAAACACCCGATCTcagagtcccgataaaggtcctattcCACTCCATAGAAAGTCCCTTACAGAATGCAGAGAATCTGTAtttattaaagtagtataatcgtagtttacatgtaaataaacgagaaaaataaaataattgtcctctttaaggaggtataatagctGTGGTTCTTGCGATCAGAACACCATGATAtgaaacgcgaaaaataattgtcctctttaaagaggtataatagttgtgattATTGCAATCTAAACACTATGATATGGAGAACGCACTAattggcttatttatttttcatttttgttatcaatcatacgattggttgtacttgtgtcacatgttttaattattttaatattttaatatatatatgcaactggAATGAACCCTTatatagtaaacatttcaaagaaaacagtagacagaatacagatagtctctatatattaaaatagtataatcctagtttacatgtaggtaaacgcgaaaaataattgtcctcttAGTTGTGGTTCTTCCGATCTAAACACCATTATATCGGTAACGCTCTGAttggctttttattttttatgtttattatctATCATATGATTGGTTGTATTAGTGCATGTTTCAAATGggaagtcttatctatgactaaaagtcaGTCCGATGACGGAATTATATCCGGacttttttttgtggtttttctcccaaaataactctatctgaataatcataagaatggatgacaaatgcgactatgcatgttacctataggacacagaggcatgatgattgatttattgtggaaggaagagaagcgacacacaaaatgagattttatcgtttaatagtatagatttgatgcaacatttatataattgaaaatgcaTGAACATGTAATAGGGTTAGGAACTATTTCTTTCGTATACTCcagtttattcattttttttattgggtGTTACTTTATGAATTAgcatattaaaacatataccACTAAGCTTTTTGATAGTACTAAACTGgatgtattgttatttttaacgtaaattaaaagatgtggtatgtgtcataatgttttaaaaaaaataacaattataggtaatagtacggcctttaacacagAGCATTGACctacaccgaacagcaagataTTAATGGCCCTAAATTACTAATTAATATAAAACACATTGACAAGTtacctttttaaatatattatttttactggCCACGTTTACAGCataatgtatttttgtaattttttgcatactgatttatttttaatttatttattaggTTTTATGGGCTCAAAGGCTGTAATAAAAGTTCACGAGGAATGGAAAGAGCCAGCCATTCTTTGGTCTATTATTGCTGCATGTAAGGGGGAAAGAAAATCTCCAGCATTGAAGAGAATCAAAGATGCAGTTTTTGAtatccaaaacaaaaaacaaaagacatggGCAGTTCAAAATGAGAACAAACAAGACACACCGACAAGGGCTAATAAACATGTTTCATCTCCTCCCCAACTTCTTATAGATGTGTTTTCAATGGAGGAATTGCATAATGTTTTACAGAGAAATAACTATCAAGTtagtaaattatatttattcttatgCTTATTTTCATACATTATTAGTTATTTATGCcttctttataatttattactcACATTTGTATTTAAGCCTTTATACTTAAAAATGACTTATtatgaattttgtaatatttaaaaatacgctgtaaacccagaatgttgtataACTTCTTAAGTGTCGATTTGGCTTgcaaatatattgtttacacaGAATATCCATTTAATAAACGCATGTTCATTTAGAGTTACGAGACATTAACTTTTTGAATTGtggcaatttttaaatttttcacaaCTGTAGTATGcctagatttatttatttttttgatttgtgTTGAGATTGATATTAAGAAACTtcctttatatttatttttaattgtttaagaGTTACTGTAgtcggtttaaaaaaaaacaactcatGAACAATTGAGTATATACTTAACTGGGGGATTAAATTACTCGTTAGTTTTTAGTTCTTTTGTGAAATCTACCCAGCCTGGACTTtaacaatttgaatttaaagcaaTTGTTAATgcctttttaatataaattttatttaagcaACAATTTATATATGCACAATACGGGCGTATTATAAGCGCTtagcgcagctgtttattaatATAAAGCATATTGTACTACTCTTACAGTAGTTTTAACTTGCATTAAGTTTGAAatctaaattgtttttttttaaatgagtcgCTTCATTTATTTAATACCTTTAGATAATTGGTatttatgaagaaataaaagTACTGCACCAATCACTTGATATATACAAACCAGGCGGAAGCCTAGTTGACAGAAAGCAGTTCTTGAACCTTAATGGTGGCTCTTCTTGGGATCGGAATTTTAAGAATTCAGGATATTGCCATCTGCCTAGTACACACTTTAATCATACAGGGATGATCCAACCCATAATTTTATCTGATATGATGGATCGAGATGATTGGGATGGATTCAACGACaggtattaaatattaaaaataaaaatcttctataaaaacttaatttgaatacatcttataaatttgaatgaaaagcataaaaataaaaaatattgaaagaaatcAATGCTTAACAATTGCaagtaaaaatacaaacatacaaTAGTTGCCGACTACTTATTGCAgattttatctttaatattaagatattttttttttttaatgtaagtGTATAAAcgttatttatataaaagaaaatacacacaGCAGAAATGATTAACAAGACAAATTTTACACAGAGCCATTATATAATGATTAGTTTAGTGCTTGCATGCTACTTATCTTCTATCTTTAATGACAATAGCATGATGCATAGCATGACTATGAAGCCCGGCAAATAtgagaaagcaaatttacagatataaCCTTGGTGGGCTGATATCACTATCACTGCTGCTGATCTGGGCCCAGTTGTTCAAAAATGTCGTTAGatagataaatatgttgtaGAATTGTTACTGGTttagacgtacttatatatatatttttatatatatatacaacttgtCTAAACATGAACCAAACAATGTTACATCTGTAAAtttacttttgcaaattttttgttcttccctcgcctgGATTCGAACTTATGCTACTGAGAAATATTGACACGAAATTGCCGTTACTGTAGcagtcccgctagaccacacgaccaccttgggtttataaaaataaagctttcggtggacGGGTATTACCTTTGcacgtcagttttaatttagcgtcgtactacagtacatgatatataagacatgGAGATGATATTTTTACAGATTagataaattatctatagtaaaggatttttacaaattattgtaagatacagtcacagaaaataatttatatatatatatatatatacaacttgtttaaacatcagcccaacaatcttatatttgtaaattttcttttgcaaatttttagagctaaattataaatagtaaatgattttacaaattaatgtaagatacagtcacagaaataattatatttataagtacgtcaaaactagtgacaactctacaacagatgtattcATTGGAttaccagcagtgatggtgatacatgtcTGTGtaaacacacatatatatattaacagtaaataattttttttattttcattttactattAGATATTTACTTTCCTGTCCAAAAGAAGTAACTTACAGATCTCAGGATTATGTTGTTCCTGTACCTGGTAATATGAAAAGGAGTTTTGAGCAAATGTTCAATGTCATTGCGATGAAGCACGAAGAGGTCATTGAATACTGTTTTTCTGCAGAAGCAAAGCTGGTCTTTGATGATTATCATGATAACTACTTTttagttatgaaaaaaaaatttgaggatgATGAAAACAGGCGAGGTGTTTTATCTAAAAGTTTAGGGTACATAGTCCGACTAGCTGGAATTTTAACTGCCATGGACAATGCTTCAACGGTTGTGAAAGGtttgttttttacttatttaaaaacagttaatattaaattaattaacTTAATATCTAATATAAATGGACCacaattttacattatttatattaaaacatataaacccaaatttattactatttttcttgttttttagtTTTACCTGTTGTTCGTTATTTAGTTTGCCTGTTTGTTGGAGTTACTTTTTTCCCcagaaatttataaatgtttgactTTTTAGCTAAGTGTATAGgcttattaaaaagaaaattgtattaAATTGTTGATATACCTAGTggttttttagaaaaaaattattacatgaAGATTTATTAAGACTTGCCTGTGATGTTGCttatctgttttatatattgtaatatatgttttaacaattgacgtattttaaataaatagtgatgagttgttatttttattgtgaaGGCAATTTTTATACttaccttttttatatttgctaatactgttttgatttttttgatttaaataatttttttgattgAAATGAgtgaattttacttttttttttatcacactTTTGAACATTATGTATTTTAACTTGGTGTTTAGTTTGACAATGCTATTTTGTTATGTGCCTAAATTTTATACCGTTTTTATCTGATTGCCAATAACTAAATTGCGGTTAGTGGTATTATAAGCACATTTTTGcttgcatcttttttttttataaataacatactAATTAATAACCTTTTGCAgcttgtttttatgttttgtaatattatttttctttgtattatattattttttttttagacaactTGGATCTAGACACCTACTCATGGACTGTTACAATTTCCGCGTCAATAGCAACAAAGGCTATAATGCTAATGAAATACTTTAATGACACAAAGTTCTGTCTTTTGCCAGAAGTTGTAAACAGCCGTACAGAAAACTTGGACACTGCTTCTTCTGAAGGTATTTGCAGTAatgaattatacatgtatggtgGGGTATTGCAAATTGAAAGAAGGTGTCATGAGACATTTTACAACTAAAAACAACCATTTATGTTTAACATTGTTACACCGCATACGATGTAATATTGAaactatatttatttcaataaattatttttaaaaaaatggaaaaattacaTACACAATATTTTTATAGCACAACTTGattgtgtatttattataacatatttactgattaataatttactgatatttaataatttaacttTCCCCAGGTTATTgcatttttcaagaaaaataactAATATTATTTTAGTTGAGTAGACTTGTGGGGCTAAATTTAATAAACTAATTTAATTATAGACAAAGACCAATCTTTTATATTGGAAAACCAGCAAAAGATTAAAAGAATCCTGGAGTACGATTCAGAAGAAGCAGAAATTTCCTCATCTATTGCATGTAGAAATGCGCTTTTTCCACCTGTATCTAAAGATGAAAGAGGAGCCAGTTCAAATAGATTTCCGTCTTGGGCTGCTGAGAAGTTTTTTAAAGATGtaagtatttatatattcttttgtaACTTCTTTTacagtaattttggggccctttatagcttgtggttcggtgtgagccaaggctccatgttgaaggcagtactttaacct includes these proteins:
- the LOC134687083 gene encoding uncharacterized protein LOC134687083, with protein sequence MANSTLRKRFKEAQKVNFPGVEESSNTFINDFIKAHCDAIGCPREFLFFPFLSTFAGFMGSKAVIKVHEEWKEPAILWSIIAACKGERKSPALKRIKDAVFDIQNKKQKTWAVQNENKQDTPTRANKHVSSPPQLLIDVFSMEELHNVLQRNNYQIIGIYEEIKVLHQSLDIYKPGGSLVDRKQFLNLNGGSSWDRNFKNSGYCHLPSTHFNHTGMIQPIILSDMMDRDDWDGFNDRYLLSCPKEVTYRSQDYVVPVPGNMKRSFEQMFNVIAMKHEEVIEYCFSAEAKLVFDDYHDNYFLVMKKKFEDDENRRGVLSKSLGYIVRLAGILTAMDNASTVVKDNLDLDTYSWTVTISASIATKAIMLMKYFNDTKFCLLPEVVNSRTENLDTASSEDKDQSFILENQQKIKRILEYDSEEAEISSSIACRNALFPPVSKDERGASSNRFPSWAAEKFFKDISSLGFGDVEQKSHSLNKSSSLVFRKRKLEELSEPHLELIKKLKISNEKYMNGTRDTSNKENQI